In Streptomyces sp. NBC_00704, a genomic segment contains:
- a CDS encoding xanthine dehydrogenase family protein molybdopterin-binding subunit, protein MPSPTRGPARTGGAPLGTPVEVTQASPTRGGIGESTLRPDGTLKVTGEFAYSSDLWHEDMLWGQILRSTVAHAEIVSLDTSEALATPGVYAVMTYDDLPTEVRTYGLEIQDTPVLAHGKVRHHGEPVAIVAADHPETARRAAAKIKVEYRELPVITDEASATAPDAILIHENRDDHHIGHVPHPNIVHRQPIVRGDADAAARRADVVVRGEYTFGMQDQAFLGPESGLAVPEEDGGVHLYVATQWLHSDLRQIAPVLGLPESKVRMTLAGVGGAFGGREDLSMQIHACLLALRTGKPVKIVYNRFESFFGHVHRHPAKLYYEHGATRDGRLTHVRCRIVLDGGAYASASPAVVGNASSLGVGPYVVDDVDVEAIALYTNNPPCGAMRGFGAVQACFAYEAQMDKVATELGLDPVEFRQRNAMEQGALLPTGQRVDSPAPVAELLRRVKAMPMPPERQWESSEGADVRQLPGGLSNTTHGEGVVRGVGYAVGIKNVGFSEGFDDYSTARVRMEVVAGEPVATVHTAMAEVGQGGVTVHAQIARTELGVAQVTIQPADTAVGSAGSTSASRQTYVTGGAVKNSCELVREKVLEIGRRRFGSHHPAWATAELLLEGGKVVTDGGEVLADLVDVLGDEAVEVEAEWRHRPTEPFDLRTGQGDGHVQYSFAAHRAVVEVDTELGLVKVIELACAQDVGKALNPLSVIGQIQGGTTQGLGVAVMEEIIVDPKTAKVRNPSFTDYLIPTILDTPTIPVDVLELADDHAPYGLRGVGEAPTLSSTPAVLAAIRNATGLELDRTPVRPEHLTGT, encoded by the coding sequence ATGCCCTCACCCACGCGCGGCCCCGCCCGAACCGGCGGCGCCCCCCTCGGCACCCCCGTCGAGGTCACCCAGGCCTCCCCGACCAGGGGCGGCATCGGGGAGTCCACGCTGCGCCCCGACGGCACCCTCAAGGTCACCGGCGAGTTCGCCTACTCGTCCGACCTGTGGCACGAGGACATGCTCTGGGGCCAGATCCTGCGCTCCACCGTCGCGCACGCCGAGATCGTCTCCCTCGACACCTCCGAGGCCCTGGCCACCCCGGGCGTCTACGCCGTCATGACCTACGACGACCTGCCCACCGAGGTGAGGACCTACGGCCTGGAGATCCAGGACACCCCGGTCCTGGCGCACGGCAAGGTGCGCCACCACGGCGAGCCGGTCGCGATCGTCGCCGCCGACCACCCGGAGACCGCCCGCCGCGCCGCCGCCAAGATCAAGGTGGAGTACCGGGAACTGCCCGTCATCACCGACGAGGCCTCCGCGACCGCGCCGGACGCGATCCTGATCCACGAGAACCGCGACGACCACCACATCGGCCACGTCCCGCACCCCAACATCGTCCACCGCCAGCCCATCGTGCGCGGCGACGCGGACGCGGCGGCCCGGCGCGCTGACGTCGTCGTCCGGGGCGAGTACACCTTCGGCATGCAGGACCAGGCCTTCCTCGGCCCGGAGTCCGGCCTCGCCGTGCCCGAGGAGGACGGCGGCGTCCACCTCTACGTCGCCACCCAGTGGCTGCACTCCGACCTGCGCCAGATCGCCCCCGTCCTCGGCCTGCCCGAGAGCAAGGTGCGCATGACGCTGGCCGGCGTGGGCGGCGCGTTCGGCGGCCGCGAGGACCTGTCGATGCAGATCCACGCCTGTCTGCTCGCCCTGCGCACCGGGAAACCCGTCAAGATCGTCTACAACCGCTTCGAGTCCTTCTTCGGCCATGTGCACCGCCACCCGGCCAAGCTGTACTACGAGCACGGCGCCACCCGCGACGGCAGGCTGACCCACGTCAGGTGCCGCATCGTGCTCGACGGCGGCGCCTACGCCTCCGCGTCGCCCGCGGTCGTCGGCAACGCCTCCTCGCTCGGCGTCGGCCCCTACGTCGTCGACGACGTGGACGTCGAGGCCATCGCCCTCTACACCAACAACCCGCCGTGCGGCGCGATGCGCGGCTTCGGCGCGGTCCAGGCGTGCTTCGCCTACGAGGCGCAGATGGACAAGGTCGCCACAGAACTCGGCCTGGACCCGGTGGAGTTCCGGCAGCGCAACGCGATGGAACAGGGCGCCCTCCTGCCCACCGGGCAGCGGGTCGACTCCCCGGCGCCGGTCGCCGAACTCCTGCGCCGCGTCAAGGCGATGCCGATGCCGCCCGAGCGCCAGTGGGAGAGCAGCGAGGGCGCGGACGTACGGCAGCTGCCCGGCGGCCTGTCCAACACCACGCACGGCGAGGGTGTCGTACGCGGGGTGGGCTACGCGGTCGGCATCAAGAACGTGGGCTTCTCCGAGGGCTTCGACGACTACTCCACCGCCAGGGTGCGCATGGAGGTCGTCGCCGGGGAGCCCGTCGCGACCGTCCACACGGCCATGGCGGAGGTCGGCCAGGGCGGCGTCACCGTCCACGCGCAGATCGCCCGCACCGAACTGGGCGTCGCCCAGGTGACCATCCAGCCCGCCGACACGGCCGTCGGCAGCGCCGGCTCGACCTCGGCCTCCCGGCAGACCTACGTCACCGGCGGCGCCGTGAAGAACTCCTGCGAGCTGGTGCGGGAGAAGGTCCTGGAGATCGGCCGCCGCAGGTTCGGCTCCCACCACCCCGCCTGGGCCACCGCCGAACTCCTCCTGGAGGGCGGCAAGGTCGTCACCGACGGCGGCGAGGTCCTGGCCGACCTCGTCGACGTGCTCGGGGACGAGGCCGTCGAGGTCGAGGCGGAGTGGCGGCACCGGCCGACCGAGCCGTTCGACCTGCGCACCGGGCAGGGCGACGGCCATGTCCAGTACTCCTTCGCCGCGCACCGCGCGGTCGTCGAGGTCGACACCGAACTGGGACTGGTCAAGGTCATCGAGCTGGCCTGCGCCCAGGACGTCGGCAAGGCCCTGAACCCGCTGTCCGTCATCGGCCAGATCCAGGGCGGCACGACCCAGGGCCTGGGCGTCGCCGTCATGGAGGAGATCATCGTCGACCCGAAGACGGCGAAGGTGCGCAACCCCTCCTTCACCGACTACCTGATCCCCACGATCCTCGACACGCCGACCATCCCGGTCGACGTGCTCGAACTCGCCGACGACCACGCCCCCTACGGGCTCCGTGGCGTCGGCGAGGCACCCACCCTGTCGTCGACCCCGGCCGTCCTCGCGGCGATCCGGAACGCGACCGGGCTGGAGCTCGACCGCACGCCCGTACGTCCGGAGCACCTGACCGGAACGTGA
- a CDS encoding (2Fe-2S)-binding protein: protein MRVNFTVNGRPQEADDVWEGESLLYVLRERLGLPGSKNACEQGECGSCTVRLDGVPVCSCLVAAGQVEGRDVVTVEGLADHARRRAGRDDRATGSRGDAPAAPGTSLDEARAWQAGGADSQAGDGGELAPVQQAFIDAGAVQCGFCTPGLLVAADELLEHHPNPTDADIREALSGNLCRCTGYEKIMDAVRLAAARQGEAV, encoded by the coding sequence ATGCGCGTCAACTTCACCGTCAACGGACGCCCGCAGGAAGCCGACGACGTATGGGAGGGCGAGAGCCTGCTCTACGTGCTGCGCGAACGGCTCGGACTCCCGGGCTCGAAGAACGCCTGCGAGCAGGGCGAGTGCGGCTCGTGCACGGTCCGCCTGGACGGCGTCCCGGTCTGCTCCTGCCTGGTCGCCGCAGGCCAGGTCGAGGGCCGCGACGTCGTGACCGTCGAAGGCCTCGCCGACCACGCCCGCCGGCGCGCCGGCCGCGACGACCGCGCGACCGGCTCCCGCGGCGACGCCCCGGCCGCGCCGGGCACCTCGCTCGACGAGGCGCGCGCGTGGCAGGCCGGGGGCGCCGACTCCCAGGCCGGCGACGGCGGCGAACTCGCCCCGGTCCAGCAGGCGTTCATCGACGCCGGCGCCGTCCAGTGCGGCTTCTGCACCCCCGGACTCCTGGTCGCCGCCGACGAACTGCTCGAACACCACCCCAACCCGACCGACGCGGACATCCGCGAGGCGCTCTCCGGCAACCTGTGCCGCTGCACCGGCTACGAGAAGATCATGGACGCGGTCCGCCTGGCGGCCGCCCGGCAGGGAGAGGCGGTCTGA
- a CDS encoding SRPBCC family protein, with product MAVFQLERTVPLPPDDAWRRLTRWSRHGDVVPLTRVTVLTPPPTREGTVFVARSGLGPLSFDDPMEVTAWQPPTADAPGRCRLEKRGRVVLGRARIEVRPRPDGRTHVLWHEELSVRFVPSFLDPLLAATARSVFGRAADRLLRTP from the coding sequence GTGGCCGTCTTCCAGCTCGAACGCACCGTACCGCTGCCTCCGGACGACGCCTGGCGCCGGCTGACGCGGTGGTCCCGGCACGGCGACGTGGTCCCGCTCACCCGCGTCACCGTGCTCACTCCCCCGCCGACCCGCGAGGGCACCGTCTTCGTGGCCCGCTCGGGCCTCGGCCCGCTGTCCTTCGACGACCCGATGGAGGTCACCGCGTGGCAGCCGCCGACCGCCGACGCTCCGGGCCGCTGCCGGCTGGAGAAGCGCGGCCGGGTCGTCCTCGGCCGGGCGCGGATCGAGGTACGGCCGCGACCCGACGGGCGGACCCACGTGCTCTGGCACGAAGAGCTGAGCGTGCGCTTCGTGCCCTCCTTCCTCGACCCGCTCCTCGCGGCGACGGCCCGCTCCGTGTTCGGGCGCGCCGCCGACCGCCTCCTGCGCACCCCATGA
- a CDS encoding family 43 glycosylhydrolase, whose protein sequence is MRRNAVRLILAGLVALAAVLTGVAAPAQAAVPDSPAVTYTNPIAEKRADPHIYKHTDGYYYFTATVPEYDRIVLRRATTIQGLSTAQEVTIWTKHVSGVMGAHIWAPEIHFIDGKWYVYFAAGSTSDVWAIRMYVLEGTGANPLTASWAEKGQIRTTWESFSLDATTFVVNGVRYLAWAQRNPSEDNNTSLFIAKLANPWTISGTPAEISQPTLSWETVGFKVNEGPAVIQHGGKVFLTYSASATDSNYCLGMLTASAGADLTSSASWSKGTQPVFRTNAATSQYGPGHNSFTVSEDGNSDILVYHDRSYKDITGDPLNDPNRRTRVQKVYWKADGTPDFGIPVADGVTPQRFSSSNYPDRFIRHWDYRARIEANVSPLADSQFRVVSGLAGTGTVSLEAANFPGYYLRQKNSEVWLEKNDGTSAFASEATYRQRAGLADSAGISYESYASAGRYIRHYNYLLYVQTPSTATDRADATFYAQ, encoded by the coding sequence TTGAGACGCAACGCCGTTCGGCTGATACTGGCCGGCCTCGTCGCCCTCGCGGCCGTCCTCACCGGCGTGGCCGCCCCGGCCCAGGCCGCCGTGCCCGACTCCCCCGCGGTGACGTACACCAACCCGATCGCCGAGAAGCGCGCCGACCCGCACATCTACAAGCACACCGACGGCTACTACTACTTCACCGCCACCGTGCCCGAGTACGACCGCATCGTGCTGCGCCGGGCGACGACCATCCAGGGCCTGTCCACGGCCCAGGAGGTCACCATCTGGACCAAGCACGTCAGCGGGGTCATGGGCGCCCACATCTGGGCCCCGGAGATCCACTTCATCGACGGCAAGTGGTATGTGTACTTCGCCGCCGGCTCCACCAGCGACGTGTGGGCGATCCGGATGTACGTCCTCGAAGGCACCGGCGCCAACCCGCTCACCGCGAGCTGGGCGGAGAAGGGCCAGATCAGGACCACGTGGGAGAGCTTCTCCCTCGACGCCACCACGTTCGTCGTGAACGGCGTCCGCTATCTCGCGTGGGCCCAGCGCAACCCGTCCGAGGACAACAACACCAGCCTGTTCATCGCGAAGCTGGCCAACCCCTGGACGATCTCCGGCACTCCGGCGGAGATCTCGCAGCCGACGCTGTCCTGGGAGACCGTGGGCTTCAAGGTCAACGAGGGGCCGGCGGTGATCCAGCACGGCGGCAAGGTGTTCCTGACGTACTCGGCGAGCGCCACCGACTCCAACTACTGCCTGGGCATGCTGACCGCCTCCGCGGGCGCCGACCTCACCAGTTCCGCGTCCTGGTCGAAGGGCACGCAGCCGGTCTTCCGGACGAACGCCGCGACCTCGCAGTACGGGCCGGGCCACAACTCGTTCACCGTCTCCGAGGACGGCAACTCCGACATCCTCGTCTACCACGACCGCAGCTACAAGGACATCACCGGCGACCCGCTGAACGACCCCAACCGCCGCACCCGGGTGCAGAAGGTGTACTGGAAGGCCGACGGCACGCCCGACTTCGGCATCCCGGTGGCCGACGGGGTGACCCCGCAGCGCTTCTCCTCCTCCAACTACCCGGACCGGTTCATCCGCCACTGGGACTACCGGGCCCGCATCGAGGCGAACGTCAGCCCGCTCGCCGACTCGCAGTTCCGCGTGGTGAGCGGTCTCGCCGGGACCGGCACGGTCTCCCTGGAGGCGGCCAACTTCCCGGGCTACTACCTGCGCCAGAAGAACTCCGAGGTGTGGCTGGAGAAGAACGACGGCACGTCCGCGTTCGCCTCCGAGGCGACGTACCGCCAGCGCGCCGGGCTCGCCGACTCCGCGGGGATCTCGTACGAGTCGTACGCCTCCGCGGGCCGCTACATCCGTCACTACAACTACCTGCTGTACGTGCAGACGCCGAGCACGGCCACGGACAGGGCGGACGCGACGTTCTACGCCCAGTGA
- a CDS encoding FAD binding domain-containing protein, whose amino-acid sequence MDFLRPASWEEALAAKAAHPTAVPIAGGTDVMVEINFDHRRPAYLLDLNRVGDLYEWEVGEDSVRLGASVPYSRIMEHLRAELPGLALASHTVASPQIRNRGGVGGNLGTASPAGDAHPALLAAGAEVEAESVRGSRRIPIDAFYTGVKRNALAPDELIRAVHVKKADGPQQYSKVGTRNAMVIAVCAFGLALHPDTRTVRTGIGSAAPTPVRAATAEEFLGAALEEGGFWDNGKIITPSVAKQFADLCAAACNPIDDVRGTASYRRHAVGVMARRTLTWTWESYRGARRASKGAA is encoded by the coding sequence ATGGACTTCCTTCGCCCCGCCAGCTGGGAGGAGGCGCTCGCCGCGAAGGCAGCGCATCCCACGGCTGTGCCGATTGCGGGTGGCACCGACGTGATGGTCGAGATCAACTTCGACCACCGCAGGCCCGCGTACCTGCTCGACCTGAACCGCGTCGGCGATCTGTACGAGTGGGAGGTCGGCGAGGACAGCGTGCGGCTCGGTGCCTCCGTCCCGTACTCCCGGATCATGGAGCACCTGCGCGCCGAGCTGCCCGGCCTCGCGCTCGCCTCGCACACCGTGGCCTCCCCGCAGATCCGCAACCGCGGCGGCGTCGGCGGCAACCTCGGCACCGCCTCCCCGGCGGGCGACGCCCACCCGGCCCTGCTCGCCGCCGGCGCCGAGGTCGAGGCCGAGTCGGTGCGCGGTTCGCGCCGGATCCCGATCGACGCCTTCTACACCGGCGTCAAGCGCAACGCGCTCGCCCCCGACGAGCTGATCCGCGCCGTCCACGTCAAGAAGGCCGACGGCCCCCAGCAGTACTCCAAGGTCGGCACCCGCAACGCCATGGTCATCGCCGTCTGCGCCTTCGGCCTCGCCCTGCACCCCGACACCCGGACCGTGCGCACCGGCATCGGCTCCGCCGCCCCCACCCCCGTCCGGGCCGCGACCGCCGAGGAATTCCTCGGGGCGGCCCTCGAGGAGGGCGGCTTCTGGGACAACGGCAAGATCATCACCCCCTCGGTCGCCAAGCAGTTCGCCGACCTCTGCGCCGCCGCCTGCAACCCGATCGACGACGTCCGCGGCACCGCGAGCTACCGCCGCCACGCGGTCGGCGTCATGGCCCGCCGGACGCTCACCTGGACCTGGGAGTCGTACCGCGGCGCCCGCCGCGCCTCGAAGGGAGCCGCGTGA
- a CDS encoding family 43 glycosylhydrolase, translating into MPRIHRRRSLLVCVLALLVALVAATQPVSAADGRPYANPLKSAKGADPWLEYYNGDYYLITTTFTGVLGMRKSPTLAGLATAPTVQVWSDTTATRNNNIWAPEIHQFNGHWYLYYSAAPSGAACCDLQRTQVLESAGADPLGPYTHKGTLTGSNLDPGGWLIDASVLQANGNLYLVGSGSVNGSRQSLVIAPMSNPYTLASSAFTVISSPTLSWETSGAAVNEGPEPLYHGGRTFLTFSASYCQTADYKLGLLELTGSDPLSPASWTKKQTPVFQRNDANGVYGPGHNGFFTSPDGTENWIVYHANSSASGGCGNGRTTRAQKFTWNADGTPNFGTPVALGTTLPGPSGETATTPTSYTLVNRNSGKCLDVSGGSAANGANILQWTCNGGANQKWRIEDQGDDTSRLVNVATGGVMDTADCSTADGADLRQWSWLNNRCQRFRLVFTASGDYVRLVGENSGKVADVADCGTANGVDVRQWTWLNNTCQQWRLVPTT; encoded by the coding sequence ATGCCTCGGATCCACCGCCGCAGATCTCTGCTCGTCTGCGTGCTGGCCCTCCTCGTCGCCCTGGTGGCGGCCACCCAGCCGGTGTCCGCGGCCGACGGCCGCCCGTACGCCAACCCGCTGAAGTCGGCCAAGGGCGCCGACCCCTGGCTGGAGTACTACAACGGCGACTACTACCTGATCACCACGACGTTCACCGGCGTCCTCGGCATGCGCAAGTCGCCCACGCTGGCCGGGCTCGCCACCGCGCCCACCGTGCAGGTCTGGTCGGACACCACCGCGACCCGCAACAACAACATCTGGGCGCCGGAGATCCACCAGTTCAACGGCCACTGGTACCTGTACTACTCGGCCGCGCCGAGCGGCGCCGCCTGCTGCGACCTCCAGCGCACCCAGGTCCTGGAGAGCGCGGGCGCCGACCCCCTGGGCCCGTACACCCACAAGGGGACGCTCACCGGCTCCAACCTCGACCCCGGCGGCTGGCTGATCGACGCGAGCGTGCTCCAGGCGAACGGCAACCTGTACCTCGTGGGCAGCGGCTCCGTGAACGGCAGCAGGCAGAGCCTGGTCATCGCGCCGATGAGCAACCCGTACACGCTGGCGAGCAGCGCCTTCACGGTCATCTCCAGCCCCACGCTGAGCTGGGAGACCTCGGGCGCGGCGGTCAACGAGGGGCCCGAGCCGCTCTACCACGGCGGACGCACGTTCCTCACGTTCTCCGCGAGTTACTGCCAGACGGCGGACTACAAGCTCGGCCTGCTGGAACTGACCGGCTCCGACCCGCTCAGCCCGGCGTCCTGGACCAAGAAGCAGACGCCCGTGTTCCAGCGCAACGACGCGAACGGCGTCTACGGACCCGGCCACAACGGCTTCTTCACCTCGCCCGACGGCACCGAGAACTGGATCGTCTACCACGCCAACTCCTCCGCGAGCGGCGGCTGCGGCAACGGACGCACCACCCGCGCCCAGAAGTTCACCTGGAACGCCGACGGCACGCCGAACTTCGGCACCCCGGTCGCGCTCGGCACGACGCTGCCCGGCCCGTCCGGCGAGACGGCGACGACCCCGACGTCGTACACCCTCGTCAACCGCAACAGCGGCAAGTGCCTCGACGTGTCCGGCGGTTCGGCCGCCAACGGCGCGAACATCCTCCAGTGGACCTGCAACGGCGGGGCCAACCAGAAGTGGCGGATCGAGGACCAGGGCGACGACACCAGCCGGCTGGTGAACGTGGCCACCGGCGGGGTGATGGACACCGCCGACTGCTCCACCGCGGACGGCGCGGACCTGCGCCAGTGGTCGTGGCTGAACAACAGGTGCCAGCGCTTCCGGCTCGTCTTCACCGCGAGCGGCGACTACGTCCGCCTCGTCGGCGAGAACAGCGGGAAGGTCGCCGACGTGGCGGACTGCGGCACCGCCAACGGCGTGGACGTACGGCAGTGGACCTGGCTGAACAACACCTGCCAGCAGTGGCGCCTCGTGCCCACCACCTGA
- a CDS encoding NCS2 family permease, protein MTQQSLEPRTTADDAGEGSRVPAGRSWLDRYFHISGRGSTVAREVRGGVTTFMAMAYILLLNPLILSGKDAAGDTLGQNALITATAFAAAFTTLLMGFFGKAPLALAAGLSVSGVLSSQVAPQMTWPQAMGMCVMYGVVIMLLVVTGLREMIMNAIPLALKHGITMGIGLFIALIGFYKSGFVHQGRATPVTLGPAGELAGWPVLLFAGTLLLIFMLQARDVPGAILIGIVAGTVVAAVLNAAGVVDPRQWAGGAPALHGSAVSMPDFSLFGHVEFGGWGQVGAMTVGMIVFTLVLAGFFDAMATIIGVGAEAGLADAKGRMPGLSKALFIDGAGGAIGGVAGGSGQTVFIESATGVGEGARTGLASVVTGTFFAACLFFTPLTAIVPQEVASAALVVIGAMMLMNARHVDWADRATAVPVFLTVVLMPFTYTITTGVAAGVVSYVAIKAAQGRAREIGAFMWGLTVIFLVYLCLHPIEAWLGVH, encoded by the coding sequence ATGACCCAGCAGTCACTGGAGCCGAGGACCACAGCCGACGACGCGGGCGAAGGCTCCCGCGTCCCGGCCGGACGGTCCTGGCTCGACCGGTACTTCCACATATCCGGGCGGGGCTCCACGGTCGCCCGCGAAGTGCGCGGCGGCGTCACCACCTTCATGGCGATGGCGTACATCCTGCTGCTCAACCCTCTGATCCTGTCCGGCAAGGACGCGGCCGGCGACACCCTCGGCCAGAACGCCCTGATCACCGCGACCGCGTTCGCCGCCGCCTTCACCACGCTGCTGATGGGCTTCTTCGGCAAAGCGCCGCTCGCCCTCGCCGCCGGCCTGTCCGTCTCCGGGGTGCTGTCCTCGCAGGTCGCGCCCCAGATGACCTGGCCGCAGGCGATGGGCATGTGCGTGATGTACGGCGTCGTCATCATGCTGCTGGTCGTCACCGGCCTGCGCGAGATGATCATGAACGCGATCCCGCTCGCCCTCAAGCACGGCATCACCATGGGCATCGGCCTGTTCATCGCGCTCATCGGCTTCTACAAGTCCGGGTTCGTGCACCAGGGCAGGGCGACCCCGGTCACCCTCGGCCCCGCGGGCGAACTCGCGGGCTGGCCGGTGCTGCTGTTCGCGGGCACCCTGCTGCTGATCTTCATGCTCCAGGCCCGCGACGTCCCCGGCGCCATCCTCATCGGCATCGTCGCCGGCACGGTCGTCGCGGCGGTCCTCAACGCGGCCGGGGTCGTCGACCCCCGCCAGTGGGCGGGCGGCGCCCCCGCACTGCACGGCAGCGCCGTCTCGATGCCGGACTTCTCGCTCTTCGGGCACGTGGAGTTCGGCGGCTGGGGCCAGGTCGGCGCCATGACCGTCGGCATGATCGTCTTCACGCTCGTCCTCGCCGGGTTCTTCGACGCGATGGCCACCATCATCGGCGTCGGCGCCGAGGCGGGGCTCGCCGACGCCAAGGGCCGCATGCCGGGCCTGTCCAAGGCGCTGTTCATCGACGGCGCCGGCGGGGCGATCGGCGGTGTGGCGGGCGGCTCGGGCCAGACCGTGTTCATCGAATCGGCGACGGGCGTCGGCGAGGGCGCGCGCACCGGCCTCGCCTCGGTCGTCACCGGGACCTTCTTCGCGGCCTGCCTGTTCTTCACCCCGCTCACCGCGATCGTCCCGCAGGAGGTGGCCTCCGCCGCCCTCGTCGTCATCGGCGCGATGATGCTGATGAACGCCCGGCACGTCGACTGGGCGGACCGGGCGACCGCCGTCCCGGTGTTCCTCACGGTCGTGCTGATGCCGTTCACCTACACCATCACCACCGGCGTCGCCGCCGGAGTCGTCTCCTACGTCGCCATCAAGGCGGCACAGGGCAGGGCACGGGAGATCGGGGCCTTCATGTGGGGCCTGACGGTGATCTTCCTCGTCTACCTCTGCCTGCACCCCATCGAGGCCTGGCTGGGCGTGCACTAG
- a CDS encoding XdhC family protein yields the protein MLDIAEELDRWAAQGRDFAVATVVAVGGSAPRRPGAALAVDADGTAIGSVSGGCVEGAVYELCRQALQDGEPVLERFGYSDDDAFAVGLTCGGVIDVLVTPVRAADPARPVVAAALRAAASGTAAALARVVSGPPGLVGRALLVRADDAHDEAHDGAPPAGAAFAASAWQGGFGAHPGLDRTVAAEARAFLDAGRTGTLEIGEQGSRCGAPLTVLVESSVPPPRMIVFGAIDFAAALVRVGKFLDYHVTVCDARPVFATAARFPEADEIVVEWPHEYLERTRVDARTVLCVLTHDAKFDVPLLRRALRLPVAYVGAMGSRRTHLDRNRRLREVGVTDLELARLRSPIGLDLGARTPEETALSIAAEIVADRRGGSGASLTGAHTPIHHDTPAPPAGRIGSVA from the coding sequence ATGCTGGACATCGCCGAGGAACTCGACCGGTGGGCCGCGCAGGGCCGTGACTTCGCCGTCGCCACCGTCGTGGCCGTCGGCGGCAGCGCGCCCCGCCGGCCCGGCGCCGCCCTCGCGGTGGACGCCGACGGCACGGCGATCGGCTCGGTCTCCGGCGGCTGTGTGGAGGGCGCGGTCTACGAGCTGTGCCGGCAGGCGCTCCAGGACGGGGAACCGGTCCTGGAGCGGTTCGGCTACAGCGACGACGACGCCTTCGCCGTCGGACTCACCTGCGGCGGGGTCATCGACGTCCTCGTCACCCCGGTGCGCGCCGCCGACCCGGCCCGCCCGGTGGTCGCGGCCGCCCTGCGGGCCGCGGCGTCCGGCACGGCCGCGGCGCTGGCCCGCGTGGTGAGCGGTCCGCCCGGCCTGGTGGGCCGCGCCCTGCTCGTCCGCGCGGACGACGCCCACGACGAGGCCCACGACGGCGCTCCGCCCGCGGGCGCGGCCTTCGCGGCAAGCGCCTGGCAGGGCGGCTTCGGCGCCCACCCCGGACTGGACCGCACGGTCGCGGCCGAGGCGCGGGCCTTCCTCGACGCCGGCCGCACCGGCACGCTGGAGATCGGCGAGCAGGGCTCACGCTGCGGGGCCCCGCTCACCGTCCTGGTCGAGTCGTCCGTGCCCCCGCCGAGGATGATCGTGTTCGGCGCGATCGACTTCGCGGCGGCGCTCGTGCGCGTCGGCAAGTTCCTGGACTACCACGTCACGGTGTGCGACGCGCGCCCGGTCTTCGCCACCGCCGCCCGCTTCCCCGAGGCCGACGAGATCGTCGTCGAGTGGCCGCACGAGTACCTGGAGCGCACGCGGGTGGACGCGCGCACGGTCCTGTGCGTCCTCACCCACGACGCGAAGTTCGACGTCCCGCTGCTGCGGCGGGCGCTGCGGCTGCCGGTCGCCTACGTCGGCGCCATGGGATCGCGCCGCACCCACCTCGACCGCAACCGGCGCCTGCGCGAAGTCGGCGTCACCGACCTGGAGCTGGCGCGGCTGCGGTCCCCCATCGGCCTCGACCTCGGCGCGCGCACCCCGGAGGAGACGGCCCTGTCGATCGCCGCGGAGATCGTCGCCGACCGGCGCGGCGGCAGCGGAGCGTCCCTCACCGGCGCGCACACCCCGATCCATCACGACACGCCGGCACCCCCGGCCGGCCGCATCGGCTCGGTCGCGTGA
- a CDS encoding polysaccharide deacetylase family protein gives MLSPIKKTKNTGARLRALGVPAAAACLAVALTGCGGADTTLPSSARARPATTSQAARGGPVDCREVKCIALTFDAGPSEHSAALLDILKEKQVPATFFLLGARHAEKYPDLVRRMAAEGHEVASHTWDHKILTEIEPAEIRQELRRTNDVIERLTGRPPTLMRPPQGRTNKTVHEISRELGLAEVLWTVTAKDYTTTDSALIQRRVLAQADRDGIILLHDLYDGTVPAVPGIIDALKERGFVFVTVPQLLAPGEAVPGEVYR, from the coding sequence ATGCTTTCTCCGATCAAGAAGACGAAGAACACGGGGGCCCGGTTGCGCGCCCTCGGCGTTCCGGCGGCGGCCGCCTGCCTGGCGGTCGCGCTCACCGGCTGCGGCGGGGCCGACACCACCCTCCCGAGCAGCGCCCGCGCCCGCCCCGCCACCACCTCCCAGGCCGCCCGCGGCGGCCCCGTCGACTGCCGGGAGGTGAAGTGCATCGCCCTGACCTTCGACGCGGGCCCCAGCGAGCACTCCGCCGCGCTGCTGGACATCCTGAAGGAGAAACAGGTCCCGGCGACCTTCTTCCTGCTCGGCGCACGACACGCGGAGAAGTACCCGGACCTCGTCAGACGCATGGCCGCCGAGGGCCACGAGGTGGCCAGCCACACCTGGGACCACAAGATCCTCACGGAGATCGAACCCGCCGAGATACGCCAGGAGCTGCGGCGCACCAACGACGTCATAGAGCGCCTCACCGGCAGGCCCCCCACCCTGATGCGGCCGCCGCAGGGCCGCACGAACAAGACCGTGCACGAGATCTCCCGCGAACTGGGCCTCGCCGAAGTGCTGTGGACCGTGACGGCCAAGGACTACACGACGACCGACTCCGCCCTGATCCAACGCCGGGTCCTCGCCCAGGCCGACCGGGACGGCATCATCCTGCTGCACGACCTCTACGACGGAACCGTGCCGGCCGTGCCGGGCATCATCGACGCGCTCAAGGAGCGCGGGTTCGTGTTCGTGACGGTGCCGCAGCTGCTGGCGCCCGGGGAAGCGGTGCCGGGAGAGGTCTACCGCTGA